AAAGGTCGGTTTGAAATAGGTTTTGAAAACAGATTCGTCAGTATGTCCTGTAAACTGCCATATTTCCAATAAGTCCCATCCCTCAATATATCGATTGGTACAAAAGCTTCTCCTAGAATCATGAAAAGCTACCTTATCCGAAAAATTGATTGTTTCAAATACTACTCCCTCATTAGTTGGACGTTCACGAGTTATTACCTTTTCACTAAAGTAAGGTACAGCCTTAAACAGTTCTTTCAAATACTCATTAGTGTTTTGATTAGATATTGCAATACTTTTTATATCATTATCGTATTTGCTCAAAATCTCTCCTGCATAACCAAAGATCGGAAAATTCACTGTTTTGTATTTATCAACTTGAGAACCTTTATTTAATAAAATACTAATATTTCCAGAATTAAGTTCAATATGCCCGCTCTCAATTCGTGTAATATCTCCAAACCTAAGCGAGGTATGACAACCCAGAACAAAAAGATCTCTCACCTTTTCTAGCCTTGGCGAGGCAGAAAAATTATGTTCATACAATAGTTTGATCTCTGGTTCAGTCAGTACAGTATGGAAGCTTGGAGGAACTTTAACACTAAATTCATCCTGCATATAGCTCCTATTCTCAGTATACCCTTTTTCAAATGCTCGTTTAAGTACCGCAGTTAGTCTTTTGATTCGGGTTCTAAGTGTACTCAACTCTCCTACTCTCTCACTACCTAAAAGCCAGTTCTGGAATTCTAAACATTGTACTTCATCAAATTTGTCAACGTCCAAAAAGATATTATTATCAGTAGCAAAATCTTTTAAATCACGGTACATCACATTAAAAGATGATACATAACTTTTATGCAGTGGTTTTTGACCTGATGCAATAGCACGTTTAATTTTAAGATCAATCACTTTCATGAACTCCAAGAATACATCATCAAAAGATTTCTTGTTTTTTTGCACAGTGTTGAGTTGCTTTCCCTCTACAGCATTGCAAACAATGGTTTTCAGTTCTTCTTTTGTTGGCATACGATTGTAATGCTCATTAAAATTTTTGTGAGCATCTACAATTGAAGTTTTGAACCTGTTCAGCTTTTGGTTAATTTCTCTTTTATCTCCACCAGAAATAACTGTTTTGGAATCTACATCCCAATTGCTCGGAACAACTTTTAAACCTGTTGAAAAATCCGTCTGTAAACCTTTAAATGAATACCTACCCATTATTCGGGAGATTTCCGTCTTTGGTTCTTTCAGCCTGAAATTTACACTTCCTGTTTCGTTGTTGTATTGTGCCATAAAATAAAATATTCGCATAACAAATATACGAACATTTCAATTTTGGTCACTATTTTGGTCACTGTAAATTTTGAATTTATTTGAATTCATTTACATACAATCAAATTTAACCACTTATTAATCAACAATAAAAGCAATCAAATTCATTCAGCAAGAAATAAACAAATGCAAGATGTTATATCCTGTGGGTCTACAACCAAACAAAAGCAATCATCTTAATATACAGATGGTTGTTTTTTTTATTGATTACTTTCAATCTTTCTTATTACACTTTTCTGAATACCACAGTACATCTTTATTTCTGACTTATTACCCTCTTCTACTCTTTCATATATAATCATATTTAAAAGTATAACACATCGCTCAGCACAAAATTAAAATACGTCATATTCTGTCGCTTCCTGGAAATATCTTTGCATTAGATTAAGATATAACATTATGAAATACATCTATGAATTAAATACCTCATATTAAATCACTACAACATGAGCTATAAGTCATAAAAAAAGTTAAATTTGCAACAAAATAATAAAACTAATTACTAACTTAAAAATACAGGAATGAAAAAGATTTATCTCGGTGCATTTACCTTGTGCACTGTGTTAGGTGCGTCTGCCCAGGAAGTGATCTGGCAAAAGGATATTCAATCCTCCACACAGGACTTTCTAAGTCAGGTGACCACTACCATCGATCAGCAGTATCTAATCACGGGAAGCTCCATTCAGAGCGATAAACTCCAACAAAATAACAGACAAAACAACGGCTACGACTTCCATCTGGTAAAACTGAACCAGCAGGGAGAACAGGCTTTTGAAAAATATTTTTCAGGAAACAACCACGATTACCTTTCAGCGACGGTAACCACTCAGGATGGAGGATTTCTTTTGGCAGGAACCTCGTATTCAGGGAAAGGATTGGATAAAAAGGACGACTCCAAGGGAGGTTCAGATGTCTGGTTGATCCGCATCAATGAATTTGGGGATGAGCTGTGGCAGAAAACCCTGGGAAGCTCCTCGGATGAGGAAGCCAGGGCAGTGATCCAAACCACGGACCAGGGATTCATTATGGCAGGAAACATCCAGAACTCACCCAAGGGACATGGCTCCAAGGATGTATGGGTGGTCAAACTCGACAAAAATGGCAAGGAAATCTCCCAACTCATTTTAGGTGGAAGAGGTCTTGACGAGGTTGAAAAAATGATTTCCACAAGGGATGGAGGCGCACTACTGGGCGTCTATTCCCGAAGCGGGATTGTCAATAACGGTGGCAATGCCTCAAATGAAAAATCGGCTAACAGCAATCAACTCTCCACAACCTCCAAGCAAAGCGAAAACTTTGGAGAGGGTGACTACTGGATCATCAAACTCGATAAGAACGGCAAGGTTGAATGGGAAAAGAACCTTGGCGGAAAGGGAGATGACCATATCAGAACCCTTGCATTGGCTTCCAATGGCTACATTATTGGCGGGGAATCCAGATCGGAAAGGTCAGGAAACAAGACGGTGGGAGTTGAAGAAGGAACAGACCTTTGGCTGGTATCCTTGAATGAGCGTGGCGATGAGCAGTGGCAGAAGTCCTACACCTTTGGAAACCGTGATATTCTGATGGGTATGAACGTGATTCATTCAGCAGATTCTAAATCCTCCAAAGGCATTCTGTTAGGAGGCTACACTCAGGCTGAGGGAAGAGTGGAAAAGGATGATGAGACTTTCTGGATGTTGTATCTGGATGGGAATGGCAACGAGCAGTGGAGAAAGCACATCAAGGGAGAATCCAGGAAAAGGGAGGAAAGACTTTCGGATTTAAGATTAAACAAAGATGGCTCTATCATTCTGGCAGGAACAAGTGCCGAGGAACTGGGCAAGGAAAACTGGAAGATTGTAAAGCTGGGTGACAGGCAGGTGAATGACTTGATTGAAAAATATGACATCAAGATCTATCCCAACCCAGTGTCGGACTATGCCTATGTTGAAATAGGCTATGATTTCAAAGAAGCTGATATTCTGGTGTATGACATGAGCGGAAGACAACTGCAAAACCTGAAAACAAAAAACAGAGTAACGAAAATTAATACACAGGCTCTGGTTCAGGGGGCTTATCTGGTGACGATAAAGACTGATAATAACAAGACAGCAAACGCTAAACTGATTAAGAAATAAACACGATGAAAAGAAAAATAATCACGTTAGGGACCATTTTATTTTTAAATTCAATAGTAGAGGCACAATATACACCCAAAGTGCTACCTCCATCTCCCAATGCCTCTTCTCTGGCAAAG
This genomic interval from Chryseobacterium joostei contains the following:
- a CDS encoding tyrosine-type recombinase/integrase, with product MAQYNNETGSVNFRLKEPKTEISRIMGRYSFKGLQTDFSTGLKVVPSNWDVDSKTVISGGDKREINQKLNRFKTSIVDAHKNFNEHYNRMPTKEELKTIVCNAVEGKQLNTVQKNKKSFDDVFLEFMKVIDLKIKRAIASGQKPLHKSYVSSFNVMYRDLKDFATDNNIFLDVDKFDEVQCLEFQNWLLGSERVGELSTLRTRIKRLTAVLKRAFEKGYTENRSYMQDEFSVKVPPSFHTVLTEPEIKLLYEHNFSASPRLEKVRDLFVLGCHTSLRFGDITRIESGHIELNSGNISILLNKGSQVDKYKTVNFPIFGYAGEILSKYDNDIKSIAISNQNTNEYLKELFKAVPYFSEKVITRERPTNEGVVFETINFSDKVAFHDSRRSFCTNRYIEGWDLLEIWQFTGHTDESVFKTYFKPTFEHEQVRQESIKVRNEKLQKVDLQTKEIEELKAQMQKMQELIESGNMEQLAEIININKNVS
- a CDS encoding T9SS type A sorting domain-containing protein, whose protein sequence is MKKIYLGAFTLCTVLGASAQEVIWQKDIQSSTQDFLSQVTTTIDQQYLITGSSIQSDKLQQNNRQNNGYDFHLVKLNQQGEQAFEKYFSGNNHDYLSATVTTQDGGFLLAGTSYSGKGLDKKDDSKGGSDVWLIRINEFGDELWQKTLGSSSDEEARAVIQTTDQGFIMAGNIQNSPKGHGSKDVWVVKLDKNGKEISQLILGGRGLDEVEKMISTRDGGALLGVYSRSGIVNNGGNASNEKSANSNQLSTTSKQSENFGEGDYWIIKLDKNGKVEWEKNLGGKGDDHIRTLALASNGYIIGGESRSERSGNKTVGVEEGTDLWLVSLNERGDEQWQKSYTFGNRDILMGMNVIHSADSKSSKGILLGGYTQAEGRVEKDDETFWMLYLDGNGNEQWRKHIKGESRKREERLSDLRLNKDGSIILAGTSAEELGKENWKIVKLGDRQVNDLIEKYDIKIYPNPVSDYAYVEIGYDFKEADILVYDMSGRQLQNLKTKNRVTKINTQALVQGAYLVTIKTDNNKTANAKLIKK